From the genome of Candidozyma auris chromosome 2, complete sequence, one region includes:
- the SDS22 gene encoding type 1 protein phosphatase-activating protein SDS22: MMTKSEEEEQNMLNDQTEALNLSQTDEEHGGEESGPEEEDNGAVEYPGTVLQDPHPQSIENDADLAAEYPSDSEYLDLIHLKITSLEDLNLSRFKKLESLCLRQNLITSIGAVADLPVETMEELDFYDNRINHISSKVNQLVNLKNLDFSFNNIKNIKNIDKLVNLENLYFVQNKIREIKGIETLQKLRNLELGGNKIEEINEVLLKLPSIEQLWLGKNRIAKFQNLDNLVNLRVLSIQSNRITKLEGLDKLVNLEELYVSHNGIEKIENLDKNTNLTVLDVTSNRIEKLENLSHLKKLTDFWCSYNKISSFEEVHKELGGLPELDTVYFEGNPLHTSNPTAYRRKLRLNLGSSITKIDATYVKG; this comes from the coding sequence ATGATGACTAAGtctgaggaggaagagcaAAATATGCTCAATGATCAAACTGAAGCTTTAAACTTGCTGCAAACAGATGAAGAGCATGGAGGTGAAGAATCCGGaccagaggaagaagacaatgGTGCCGTGGAGTACCCTGGGACTGTGTTGCAGGACCCACATCCACAGAGCATTGAAAACGACGCTGATTTGGCCGCTGAGTACCCTTCAGACTCCGAGTATTTGGACTTGATACATCTCAAGATTACCAGTTTGGAAGACTTAAACTTGAGCAggttcaagaagttggagtcGCTTTGCTTGCGCCAGAATCTTATCACGTCAATTGGCGCAGTTGCAGATTTGCCGGTGGAGACGATGGAAGAGTTGGATTTTTACGACAACAGAATTAATCACATCAGCAGTAAAGTTAATCAGCTCGtgaacttgaaaaacttggacttctccttcaataatatcaagaacatcaaaAACATCGATAAACTTGTGAATCTTGAAAACTTGTACTTTGTGCAAAATAAGATTAGAGAAATCAAGGGCATCGAAACTTTGCAGAAGTTACGCAATTTGGAGCTTGGAGGTAACAAGATTGAGGAAATCAATGAGGTGCTTCTAAAATTGCCCTCAATTGAGCAGTTGTGGTTGGGCAAGAATAGAATTGCTAAGTTCCAGAACTTGGATAACCTTGTGAACCTACGAGTTCTTTCAATCCAATCAAATAGAATCACTAAGTTGGAAGGGTTGGACAAATTGGTCAACTTAGAGGAGCTTTACGTATCACATAATGGcattgagaagatcgagAACTTGGACAAAAACACGAATTTGACTGTTTTGGACGTGACATCGAACAGGATCGAAAAGCTAGAAAACTTGTCTCATCTCAAGAAACTCACGGATTTCTGGTGCTCTTACAACAAAATCAGCTCATTCGAAGAGGTCCACAAGGAGTTAGGGGGCTTGCCCGAGCTCGATACAGTCTACTTCGAGGGAAACCCTTTGCATACAAGCAATCCTACAGCCTATAGGAGAAAGCTCCGTCTCAATTTGGGAAGCAGCATCACCAAGATCGATGCCACTTACGTCAAAGGGTGA
- the ACP12 gene encoding acyl carrier protein: MFKFAARALRTPALRAPIVSKAPVAFRAMQPIRFYAAAPITKEEVTNRAFEALKTIAALQESNISIESDFQKDLGLDSLDTVEALVALEEEFDIEIPDKISDEIKTVGQAVDYIFEEEQKL; this comes from the coding sequence ATGTTCAAGTTTGCTGCCCGTGCCCTTCGTACTCCTGCCTTGAGAGCCCCAATCGTGAGCAAAGCTCCAGTGGCCTTTAGAGCTATGCAGCCAATCCGTTTTTACGCCGCTGCCCCAATCACTAAGGAGGAGGTCACCAAcagagcttttgaagctttgaaaACCATCGCTGCTTTGCAGGAGTCCAACATCTCCATCGAATCCGATTTCCAGAAAGATTTGGGCTTGGACTCCTTGGACACCGTCGAGGCGCTTGTTGCTTTGGAAGAGGAGTTTGACATTGAGATCCCAGACAAGATCTCCGATGAAATCAAGACGGTGGGCCAGGCTGTCGACTACATTTTCGAGGAAGAGCAGAAGTTGTAA
- the DCK1 gene encoding guanine nucleotide exchange factor DCK1, with amino-acid sequence MSWILTEEFLHGRIIKPFLPFDKHPTLKNDNFRNLYPGDEVFVFETKQNKWARGYSLTRPFPSDFTITSVNLDELPGLNRQIVVFPLKYMKVVEKVPLNMINAEDEFNNVHRSSNLAPTLKETEQYVATAVSDPGVIASSNGSSNERKTQPPPLPFETFTFANDLVEEITYTLNLLTSHIYAMYSIGEFRLFTKLTELYVELDETRVKLTHGDLTRDEVQITEETASQLLSTIPKSLASKASRLNDKSYDLENRNTDVNGYKAILARDAFNGDLLSLKNSTPALMALYQQYCALLPKFPINAHNKREDYLLDSLPNKKLTHGSPSHILVDFKSVSGSSQYQPPGFAGMIAYMYVRNTQRRLTEAFAVHTDTVDELVFVEKISAALFRNIPASEVENHRVYLVAVLVEQLDLPQKEGGAVKIERINKGVAAGVTDITRVFSRNSGSLASGESHQFAINLFGSYVSNKSSSVDSSKIDNNGWGELIDRIIKGSNHGVAVNPRAEKLVVSVKEFRHQLVGDSAETESLDIRSNDASMKTAPIAKIKPIFYDPLAENYERIYLKMGKVSMSYPTNKNDLLTFEVSAPNNDSISFAKASNQIEKPKWQFVSVTTNEVIGEIVKVNGISLKGHGRKPPKQDSLHLSMYVNGVIAGEADILYKSGNRLVEFNKPESQVIDVISVSSKKTIAQVDIHTTYIGKIFNSEIAIDNLLQNNRFFVGTQAGLDDLTQTLLDFCKLDIASLVKFFAESLTRIFEIIHRSLTATDGLNYSNVMATAFKALVHLLDTNFGKRDQYVFMFDTYLKEYKKDPAIGLFILERMAEVFSQVETNWNAMSRSVCRVLVLLTKLALDPVTEVKDKSPYLEKLSDLYTSASHFLKLQAAALINDQILVMELVDFVMAFESQFPDGKLLSIVINFIDSISFRGVGVDDEDVVAKKTTAALKEHRFVITKLLVIYRLFSSKAPRNIKQINLLVSRAVYWCMEIFMGPVDIHVSRFACSILNCVCDLIYRNLDMTEVRKIALTLSKFIFPMSRTLIRYNKFTRGHDYFKPKKAFTTLFPNSYPFKEIFLDAIVSEEVIVEVLVELTAIICYICQIKKKVSEDERTNQVLNLEDDSFFDSSKYMSSNGWNENILTVLHALSLMRQGRFFPEDKWLSFSGIIAESSLSCLEMLKPFLLSTAIPHQEQPELFDRSIWGTYLKSLLKLAALPPVSIEHLSTIPRKACYSITGEMRDKIADIINEVWDALAWNATDGDVVRFNLTKFGGYQVEFINSEYGILQDLMLFALQRNQSCQIVSIKILWSILVSEHVLSNTIVDVEKECLTGLYNIYTRNGYKPGLPEQNYFIERMKATIRLDREDVAYPYIVKFVSNIEGFLDVLNDLNSVPVGIEFEDDRTFHKLNINAYLKQASRPELFHSFINQMYEENLKKKDYVQAALSLELLASTYEWDHYSIQPASYRPKFPEQSSFERKEHLTKLIAHNYVKGNSLERAIDVYNDLLDAYSEHTYDLKSFALVHNKLAKLYLDLESSDKLSPSYFRVAYIGAGFPANIRGKEQIIEGQPFEHITSVHERMLKRYPGARIITDDEQAREIKEKNHTGRYLHINAVEPVYEISDKLFNTSIGVRQYVKNKDLRFFSSLRRVGNAKSVFDLWTEEVTYETTLSFPTLMNRSDIKSSSVVKLSPLDNAIRSIMNKNDDLSQLESMINIAVKEKVDFKSLLSDLSRHLAGTVDSPVNGGVGQYRGFFTDSRYAGKSEHAENMRLLRNAFNDLTMVLSRCLHLHGVLILPSMKTSQNVLVESFKLNFKDEIAELKIDTNYDGRNYEFNSNTHTKDRQMPERPSSSSAYGASLQRSVSRSSSAASSSTDPSLQNSYSSSHGGSQTGQKRTALNWRNVAR; translated from the coding sequence ATGTCGTGGATTCTCACCGAGGAGTTTCTCCATGGCCGAATCATCAAGCCATTTCTTCCCTTTGATAAACACCCCACATTGAAGAACGACAATTTCCGTAACTTGTATCCTGGTGATGAAGTATTCGTGTTTGAAACGAAACAAAACAAATGGGCTAGAGGTTATTCCTTGACAAGACCGTTTCCTAGCGATTTCACCATAACTTCCGTCAATTTGGACGAGTTGCCAGGCTTGAATAGGCAAATAGTCGTGTTTCCCTTGAAGTACATGAAAGTCGTGGAGAAAGTCCCATTGAATATGATTAACGCTGAAGATGAGTTCAATAACGTTCACAGAAGTCTGAACTTGGCTCCCACCTTGAAAGAAACCGAGCAGTACGTCGCAACGGCTGTAAGTGACCCTGGGGTAATTGCCAGCTCCAATGGTTCATCGAACGAGAGAAAGACCCAGCCGCCTCCATTGCCCTTTGAGACCTTTACTTTTGCCAACGACTTGGTTGAGGAAATCACCTACACTTTGAATTTGCTCACGTCTCACATTTATGCCATGTACTCGATTGGCGAGTTTCGGCTTTTCACGAAGCTCACTGAGTTGTACGTGGAATTGGACGAGACGAGAGTGAAATTGACTCATGGAGATTTGACAAGAGACGAGGTGCAGATCACCGAGGAAACTGCAAGTCAGCTTTTGAGCACCATTCCTAAACTGCTTGCTTCTAAGGCCTCTAGGCTCAACGACAAGTCCTACGACTTGGAGAATAGGAATACTGATGTTAATGGATATAAAGCAATTTTGGCAAGAGATGCGTTCAACGGAGACTTGTTgtcgttgaagaactcTACTCCTGCGCTCATGGCTCTTTACCAGCAGTATTGCGCTTTGCTTCCCAAATTCCCCATCAACGCTCACAACAAACGAGAGGATTATCTTCTTGATTCGTTGCCCAATAAAAAGCTTACTCATGGCTCGCCTTCGCACATTCTCGTCGACTTCAAGTCGGTCAGTGGATCTTCTCAGTATCAGCCCCCAGGTTTTGCAGGCATGATAGCCTACATGTACGTGAGAAACACCCAGAGAAGGTTAACCGAGGCGTTTGCTGTTCACACAGATACCGTGGATGAGTTAGtgtttgtggagaagatcagTGCTGCGTTGTTTAGGAACATTCCTGCTAGTGAAGTTGAAAACCATAGAGTCTACTTGGTAGCTGTCTTGGTCGAGCAGCTTGACTTGCCCCAGAAAGAAGGGGGAGCCGTGAAGATCGAGCGAATCAATAAGGGTGTCGCTGCCGGCGTTACTGATATCACTAGAgtcttttcaagaaatctGGGCTCCTTGGCGTCTGGCGAGTCTCATCAATTTGCCATCAACTTGTTTGGCTCCTATGTATCCAACAAGAGTCTGTCAGTGGACTCTTCAAAGATTGATAACAATGGATGGGGTGAGCTCATTGATCGTATTATCAAAGGTTCCAACCACGGCGTTGCAGTCAACCCTAGAGCTGAAAAGTTAGTGGTATCTGTGAAGGAGTTTAGACACCAGCTTGTTGGCGATAGTGCTGAGACTGAGTCCCTCGACATTAGAAGCAATGATGCCTCTATGAAGACAGCGCCCATTGCTAAGATCAAACCAATTTTTTACGATCCTCTTGCCGAAAACTACGAAAGAATTTACCTTAAAATGGGTAAGGTGAGTATGCTGTATCCTACTAACAAGAACGATTTGTTGACATTTGAGGTCAGCGCTCCGAATAATGATTCCATCTCTTTCGCTAAGGCATCGAATCAGATTGAAAAGCCCAAGTGGCAGTTTGTTTCTGTCACAACAAACGAGGTGATCGGTGAGATCGTGAAAGTGAATGGGATTTCTCTCAAGGGGCATGGCCGCAAACCACCAAAGCAGGATTCACTCCATCTTTCGATGTATGTAAATGGAGTTATTGCCGGTGAAGCTGACATATTGTACAAATCAGGCAATCGCTTAGTTGAGTTCAATAAGCCTGAGAGCCAGGTTATTGATGTCATCTCTGTCTCTTCGAAGAAGACTATTGCTCAAGTCGACATCCACACAACGTACATTGGgaaaatcttcaacagCGAGattgcaattgacaacTTGTTACAGAACAATCGTTTCTTCGTTGGCACTCAGGCTGGCTTGGACGATCTTACGCAAACTTTGCTTGACTTCTGCAAATTGGACattgcttctttggtgaaattCTTCGCAGAGTCCTTGACACGTATCTTTGAGATTATCCACAGATCCTTGACTGCTACTGACGGACTCAACTACTCGAATGTGATGGCGACTGCGTTTAAGGCATTGGTACACTTGCTTGATACTAATTTCGGCAAACGAGACCAATATGTGTTCATGTTCGACACCTATCTCAAGGAATACAAAAAGGACCCCGCGATCGGCCTCTTCATTTTAGAAAGGATGGCGGAGGTTTTTAGTCAGGTGGAGACAAACTGGAACGCAATGTCGAGGTCAGTTTGCCGtgttcttgttttgttgaccaagttgGCCCTTGATCCAGTCACTGAAGTAAAGGATAAGTCTCCttacttggagaagttgagtGATTTATATACCAGCGCCTCACACTTCTTAAAATTGCAAGCTGCAGCGCTTATAAACGATCAAATTTTGGTCATGGAGCTAGTTGACTTTGTCATGGCATTTGAGTCGCAGTTTCCTGATGGGAAGCTATTGAGCATTGTCATAAACTTCATTGACTCAATCAGTTTTAGAGGTGTTGGTGTTGACGACGAAGATGTCGTGGCGAAGAAAACGACTGCTGCTCTCAAAGAACACCGCTTTGTCATCACCAAGTTGCTAGTAATCTACAGACTCTTTAGCAGCAAAGCACCACGGAATATCAAGCAGATCAATCTTTTGGTCTCTCGAGCAGTTTATTGGTGTATGGAAATCTTCATGGGTCCTGTGGATATTCATGTCTCTAGGTTCGCTTGTTCGATCTTAAATTGTGTCTGTGATTTAATCTACAGAAACCTCGACATGACTGAGGTTAGAAAGATTGCATTGACTTTGAGCAAGTTCATCTTCCCAATGTCAAGAACGCTCATTCGCTACAATAAGTTTACAAGAGGTCATGACTACTTCAAACCGAAAAAAGCTTTCACGACCTTGTTCCCCAATAGTTATCCTTTCAAGGAGATATTCCTCGATGCAATCGTATCTGAAGAAgtcattgttgaagttcttgttgagttGACAGCAATTATATGTTACATCTGCCAGAttaagaagaaagtttcAGAGGACGAGCGCACTAATCAGGTTCTCAATTTGGAGGACGATTCCTTCTTCGACTCCTCAAAATATATGTCCTCCAATGGGTGGAATGAGAACATATTGACAGTTTTGCACGCTCTTTCGTTGATGAGACAAGGTAGATTCTTCCCGGAGGACAAATGGCTTTCATTCAGTGGTATCATTGCGGAGAGTAGCTTGCTGTGCTTGGAGATGCTCAAGCCATTCTTATTATCCACTGCTATCCCTCACCAGGAACAACCTGAATTGTTCGATAGATCTATTTGGGGCACCTATCTCAAATCATTGCTCAAACTCGCTGCCTTGCCGCCAGTCTCTATCGAGCATTTGTCCACAATTCCAAGAAAGGCTTGTTACAGCATCACAGGTGAAATGAGAGACAAGATCGcagacatcatcaatgaagtCTGGGATGCTTTGGCCTGGAATGCAACCGACGGTGACGTTGTAAGGTTCAATCTTACTAAATTTGGAGGCTATCAGGTGGAGTTCATCAACAGCGAATACGGCATTTTGCAAGACTTAATGCTTTTCGCCTTGCAGAGAAACCAGTCCTGTCAAATAGTTAGTATCAAGATCTTGTGGTCAATATTAGTTTCAGAGCACGTCTTGAGTAACACTATCGTTGACGTGGAAAAGGAGTGCTTGACTGGCTTGTACAACATTTACACCAGAAATGGGTACAAGCCGGGTTTACCAGAGCAGAACTACTTTATTGAACGTATGAAAGCAACAATTCGTTTGGACAGAGAGGATGTTGCCTATCCTTATATTGTCAAATTCGTTTCCAATATTGAGGGATTCTTGGATGTACtcaacgacttgaacaGTGTCCCTGTGGGAATCGAATTCGAGGATGATCGGACATTCCATAAGTTGAACATCAACGCTTACTTGAAGCAGGCAAGTAGGCCTGAATTATTCCactctttcatcaatcaaaTGTATGAGGAGaatctcaagaagaaggattATGTGCAAGCGGCGTTGAGTTTGGAGCTCTTAGCCTCCACGTATGAGTGGGATCACTACCTGATTCAACCAGCGTCATATAGACCGAAGTTTCCTGAACAGTCGTCATTTGAGAGAAAGGAGCATTTGACTAAGTTGATTGCTCACAACTATGTGAAAGGCAATAGTTTGGAGAGAGCCATTGATGTTTACAACGATTTACTTGATGCATACAGTGAGCACACGTAtgatttgaagagtttTGCACTTGTTCACAATAAATTAGCAAAACTATACTTAGACTTGGAGTCTTCAGACAAGTTGAGTCCATCGTATTTCAGGGTGGCCTACATTGGTGCTGGTTTCCCTGCAAATATTCGTGGCAAAGAGCAAATCATTGAAGGCCAGCCTTTCGAGCACATTACCTCTGTTCACGAGAGAATGTTGAAAAGATATCCTGGAGCCAGAATCATCACTGATGACGAACAAGCTCGggaaatcaaggagaagaatcACACCGGAAGGTATTTGCATATCAATGCCGTGGAGCCAGTGTATGAAATCTCTGACAAATTGTTCAACACCTCCATTGGTGTCAGACAGTATGTGAAGAACAAGGActtgagattcttctcgTCTCTAAGAAGAGTTGGCAACGCAAAGTCAGTTTTCGACTTGTGGACTGAAGAAGTCACTTATGAGACAACCCTTTCGTTCCCAACCTTGATGAATAGAAGTGACATCAAGAGTTCATCTGTGGTGAAATTGTCTCCCTTGGACAACGCCATCAGATCCATTATGAACAAGAATGATGACTTGCTGCAGTTGGAGAGCATGATTAACATTGCAGTTAAAGAAAAGGTTGACTTCAAGTCGCTCTTGAGTGACTTGAGTAGACACTTGGCTGGTACGGTTGACTCCCCGGTGAATGGAGGTGTTGGCCAGTACAGAGGGTTCTTCACTGATTCAAGGTATGCTGGGAAGCTGGAACATGCAGAGAACATGAGGTTGTTGAGGAATGCATTTAACGACTTAACCATGGTGTTGAGCAGGTGCTTACACCTTCACGGTGTCCTCATTCTTCCATCGATGAAAACCTCACAGAATGTCTTAGTGGAgtccttcaaattgaatttCAAGGATGAGATCGCAGAGTTGAAGATTGACACAAATTACGACGGAAGAAATTACGAATTCAACAGCAATACTCACACCAAAGATCGTCAGATGCCTGAGAGACCAAGCAGTCTGTCTGCTTATGGAGCCAGTTTGCAAAGATCTGTCAGTAGGCTGTCTTCGGCTGCTTCAAGCTCCACAGATCCTAGTCTCCAGAACAGTTACAGCTCGAGTCATGGTGGTTCACAGACCGGACAAAAGAGAACTGCGCTCAACTGGAGAAACGTTGCGCGTTAA
- the HSP21 gene encoding Hsp21p: MFRYVPFLADDPFFDNFFGWERPERQRRPRRTINYDDDTGERQLAGRNTFPSFPQTVSKWYDDFGHLRDLTDVLKMKEEPDKYLVKVRDANASTKDLQVNYHKKENQLEVTISHNQESSEGSHSYTSQSVSTSRVGFDKAVDYEKITADVGPEGVIITVPKTVRDEENVFKIDVGNAKKIEGDKESQSA; the protein is encoded by the coding sequence ATGTTCAGATACGTTCCATTCTTAGCCGACGACCCATTCTTCGacaacttctttggctgGGAGCGCCCAGAGAGACAGAGGCGCCCTAGAAGAACCATCAACTATGATGACGACACCGGCGAGAGACAGCTTGCTGGAAGAAACACCTTCCCACTGTTCCCTCAGACCGTGAGCAAGTGGTACGACGACTTTGGCCACTTAAGAGACTTGACTGacgtgttgaagatgaaggaggagcCGGACAAGtacttggtgaaggtgcGGGACGCCAATGCCTCGACCAAGGACTTGCAGGTGAACTAccacaagaaggagaaccAGTTGGAGGTGACCATCTCGCACAACCAGGAGAGCAGCGAGGGCAGTCACAGCTACACGTCTCAGTCTGTTTCTACCAGCAGAGTTGGTTTTGACAAGGCGGTCGACTATGAGAAGATTACAGCTGACGTTGGACCTGAAGGTGTTATCATCACTGTGCCCAAGACCGTTCGGGACGAGGAGAACGTGTTTAAGATTGACGTGGGCAACGCCAAGAAGATTGAAGGCGACAAGGAGTCCCAGCTGGCCTGA